Genomic segment of Flavobacteriales bacterium:
AATGAATTCTCCATTAAATTGAATAGTTCGATGAGATAAAATTTCAACGGGGCGTTCAACTCTTTTGTGGAAATACCTTTTCTAAATGGTTTAAAGCCTTCCGCCGATATTTCAATTATCGTATCATCTTCAAAAACGGTGGCAAAAAAATGCCCATTAATGTCAGAAATAAAATGGTCGGAGGAACCAGAAAACGAAATATCTGCATGACTTACAGGAGCACCGGATATTTCAGCATAGATGTAGCCCTCTATGTTTAGTGTGTTTTGGGCGTTTGTGGTTTTGGTCACCACCATACCCAAAATAAATAGCGATAATTGCCAAAGTTGTTTCATTGCCAACAAATTTAATGGGTTGAAATTACTATACGGTAGTTGCACAAAAAAAATGTTTGACCACAAAAACGACACAAGGCCTTTTTTTGTGCTAAAAAATTAGGTAAAGCAAAAAAGGAATACACAATGGTATCAGCATGAACCTTCCCGACACCTGTGTCGGGATGCTCTAATCAGTTGAGCTACGAAAGATTAATTCTATAATCCGAGTTTTACTTTTCCAAGCCTTTAATTGCTTTTCACGTTGCATGGCTTCTTGTTTTGTTGGGTAAGTTTCTACATACACCACTTTCCAGTCGGTAGCTTTTGCGGTATGTCCTTTTTTTGAATGCAGATGTTTGTAAAGCCTTTCTTCAACAGATAAAGAAGTGTATCCGATGTAATATCCGTTTAATTTATCAGAATGTAAAATATACAATGAGTACATAAAAAAGAAGCTGCCCTTTTGAGACAGCTTCATTGTGACCGCGTCAGAGCCTGTCCCGCACCTCAGGGGCGGGAATTCAAACCTGAAACCTTCCCGACACGTGTGTCGGGATGCTCTAATCAGTTGAGCTACGAAAGATTAATTCTATAATCCGAGTTTTACTTTTCCAAGCCTTTAATTGCTTTTCACGTTGCATGGCTTCTTGTTTTGTTGGGTAAGTTTCTACATACACCACTTTCCAGTCGGTAGCTTTTGCGGTATGTCCTTTTTTTGAATGCAGATGTTTGTAAAGCCTTTCTTCAACAGATAAAGAAGTGTATCCGATGTAATATCCGTTTAATTTATCGGAATGTAAAATATACAATGAGTACATAAAAAAGAAGCTGCCCTTTTGAGACAGCTTCATTGTGACCGCGTCAGGATTCAAACCTGAAACCTTCTGATCCGTAGTCAGATGCTCTATTCAATTGAGCTACGCAGCCAATTATTTTTCCATTTGCGTCAGGATTTTTACCTGAAACCTTCCCAACACGAGTGTCGGGGTGCTCTATTCAATCGAGCTACGCAGCCAATTATTTTCCATTTGCGTCAGGATTCTTACCTGAAACCTTCCCGACACGTGTGTCGGGATGCTCTATTCAGTTGAGCTACGCAGCCATTGGCGTGTGCAAAGGTAAATATTTAAGAAAACTAGAACTAATTTTTTATTCTTTTTTGCAACCGAATTTGGATGAACTCAAAAGCAGGGTGGTTTTATTTACTTTTTTTTGATTGATCAATATCCCATGCCTCAAACAAAAGCGATTTTAACAAATCAATGTCAATTTCATGGATGTTTTCAAAATCACGATAAGAAACGAATTTTCGGCTTTCCAATTTGAAATACTGGGTTTCATCGTTCAGTAAATGCCCTGAAGTAAGCCCAAACCGCACGCCTTTGTAGGTTCTTTTTTTACCCCATAAAACGCTGCCCGGCCAAATGAAACAAATTGCACGATGACCGTAAAAATAGGGGACATTAAACGATAGTTTGTTTGTTGAAAAAGGCAAACAATCTTGAGTTAACTCATAAAGAAACCGACTGATTTTCAATTCGTCAGGTGGTAAATAATCAAAAAATTCTTCAAGCGTTTTAAACCGTACGTTTTGTATAGATGCCACGCAACAAAGAACGTATTTTTGAAAATCAATCAAAATATGACAAAACATTTCTGCTAATTGAATGGCAACTTCCTAAATTGCAAAAAAAAGTCATGAGAAGTTTACTAAAAACCATTTTGCTGTGGCTTTCTGCCAACCTTTGTTTTGCCCAAAATTGGCAAATGTTTCCGCTGGATAGTTTACGTGTTTTTGTGAACGAAACCGAACAGATTTCAAACTCTAGGTATTCAAATTTGCTATCTGGAATTGATTTTAGAGATTACCAAACCAATGAAGACACAACCATTATTGACCTCGCTCGGTTTGCCCGTGCCAAGAGTTCTGATATTTCCATGAATCAATATGGATGGTATTATGATGGAATGTCCAACTTTGGAAGTAAAATAGTTACTACACCTTCTAAAACTACGTTGATTTTTACCTCCAAATACGGTTCTCAAAAGGATAGTCTCATTTTTTTACGGACACCTGAAATCAACAACGAATGGGTTGTTTTCAATAATAGTGACCTTGAAATTAATGCTAAAGTAATGAGCAAACATGGGCAAGACGGAGATTCTATTTTAACTATTAGTTTGGAGGTTAAATCAAAAAACCGGGGTATTAGAAATTTTCTAATGGAAATTTCAAAAGAAAAAGGTTTGCTAAAGAGCCCTGTTTTTTATGATATTCTTATGGATTCGGAAGATTTAAGTAGTCTGAAAGAAGTTGATTTTATTGGCTATAAAGAAAAAACAAAAAAGGATTTCTTTTTTATTGAACCAGGAACTGAGTTCCAGTTAAATTCTTTGTGGGAAACCGACGGAACAAGATATGAATTATCAGTTTTTAATGACACCTCAAAATACATTGTGTATCATCACGAACACGAAACAAAGTGGCATGAACAATCACAACACTATTATTTTACATATAGCGATGGTTATCATGGGCATACGGACTTTGTTCAGGAGGCTGATGACAGCACCATTGCGAATCCGTTGCCAAGTCAGCGTTTCTACAAAAACGATACAGCTTTCCATCCAAGCCTATTTGTAAACGGATATTTTACAGACTGCGGAAAACAGGTTATTACAAAAATTGCCATGCCCATCAAACCGTACGTTTGGATTTCGGAAGATTCGATAGTTGTTAATCCCGAAATGATGGATTTAAGTAGCGAATGGTTTGATTATATGGAAAGTGTAGGGCTGGTAAGGTATTATTTGGATGCAATGAATAGTTATTATTCGACAGATTTGGGATATGCCAAGTTTCCGAATGGATGCGAGATGGGGGAGAAACATTTTCGGTTTACTTCGGTGGAAAACCGAAGTTTAAAAACAATCGACCTTTACCCCAACCCAACCACTGATTTTATAAACTTGGACATCGAAGAAAAAGTGAATGAAATTATGGCCGTTTCGTTGGATGGCCGACAGACAGTCTTGATTTTTGAAAACGACAAAATAGATGTTTCCAAATTGGAATCAGGAATTTATGTGGTGGAGATAAAAACCGATTCAGGCGTGTTGAGAGGGAAGGTTGTGAAATTGTAAAACAGGTGAATATGAAAAGAAAAGTATTGTT
This window contains:
- a CDS encoding GIY-YIG nuclease family protein, yielding MYSLYILHSDKLNGYYIGYTSLSVEERLYKHLHSKKGHTAKATDWKVVYVETYPTKQEAMQREKQLKAWKSKTRIIELIFRSSTD
- a CDS encoding GIY-YIG nuclease family protein, whose translation is MYSLYILHSDKLNGYYIGYTSLSVEERLYKHLHSKKGHTAKATDWKVVYVETYPTKQEAMQREKQLKAWKSKTRIIELIFRSSTD
- a CDS encoding DUF1801 domain-containing protein — translated: MASIQNVRFKTLEEFFDYLPPDELKISRFLYELTQDCLPFSTNKLSFNVPYFYGHRAICFIWPGSVLWGKKRTYKGVRFGLTSGHLLNDETQYFKLESRKFVSYRDFENIHEIDIDLLKSLLFEAWDIDQSKKSK
- a CDS encoding T9SS type A sorting domain-containing protein, with product MPRNKERIFENQSKYDKTFLLIEWQLPKLQKKVMRSLLKTILLWLSANLCFAQNWQMFPLDSLRVFVNETEQISNSRYSNLLSGIDFRDYQTNEDTTIIDLARFARAKSSDISMNQYGWYYDGMSNFGSKIVTTPSKTTLIFTSKYGSQKDSLIFLRTPEINNEWVVFNNSDLEINAKVMSKHGQDGDSILTISLEVKSKNRGIRNFLMEISKEKGLLKSPVFYDILMDSEDLSSLKEVDFIGYKEKTKKDFFFIEPGTEFQLNSLWETDGTRYELSVFNDTSKYIVYHHEHETKWHEQSQHYYFTYSDGYHGHTDFVQEADDSTIANPLPSQRFYKNDTAFHPSLFVNGYFTDCGKQVITKIAMPIKPYVWISEDSIVVNPEMMDLSSEWFDYMESVGLVRYYLDAMNSYYSTDLGYAKFPNGCEMGEKHFRFTSVENRSLKTIDLYPNPTTDFINLDIEEKVNEIMAVSLDGRQTVLIFENDKIDVSKLESGIYVVEIKTDSGVLRGKVVKL